One Mycolicibacterium crocinum DNA window includes the following coding sequences:
- a CDS encoding molybdopterin-dependent oxidoreductase, with translation MRNRLLAVVAAGAVSLAAGGCAVDPGADHPSSAAASTSGHPLNPYTQGTVDPPAPGSPVLTVVGGTTPLSLTLDELDALGSATVSIDEPFVNRRETYSGVPLATVLGKAGIPDTATIDTDAIDHYHYVSVVKPMVDSQALIATRRDGAPIPYDQGGPIRIVFPDRTPLSSVLDAWNWSLDSITVKNPGGSGR, from the coding sequence ATGCGCAACCGCCTCCTGGCCGTCGTCGCGGCGGGGGCGGTGAGCCTTGCGGCCGGTGGGTGCGCGGTCGACCCCGGTGCCGACCATCCCTCGTCGGCCGCGGCCTCGACGTCCGGGCACCCGCTCAACCCCTACACGCAGGGGACCGTCGACCCGCCCGCACCGGGCTCCCCCGTCCTCACCGTGGTCGGCGGGACCACACCGCTCTCGCTCACTCTCGACGAGCTCGACGCGTTGGGCAGCGCCACCGTCTCGATCGACGAGCCGTTCGTCAACAGGCGCGAGACCTATAGCGGTGTGCCGTTGGCGACCGTGCTCGGCAAAGCCGGAATTCCCGACACCGCAACCATCGACACCGACGCGATCGACCACTACCACTACGTCAGCGTCGTCAAACCGATGGTCGACTCCCAGGCGCTGATCGCCACCCGTCGAGACGGGGCACCCATCCCCTACGACCAAGGCGGCCCCATCCGGATCGTGTTCCCGGACCGCACCCCGTTGTCCTCGGTGCTCGATGCCTGGAACTGGAGCCTGGACTCGATCACGGTGAAGAACCCCGGCGGCTCCGGCCGGTGA